A region of Selenomonadales bacterium 4137-cl DNA encodes the following proteins:
- a CDS encoding sigma 54-interacting transcriptional regulator yields MSEKSDIIASIIDALTDPVLFVNTRRDISFANTAAYKLFNGYPPAAATPEMRKLLSGGLESGLRNTAVIMGKEYTVTVAALETAGESLGAIVVLREMTDIRSLEAELKEARNSCRELDMIIKSSYDGIFVIDGSGIAIKYNESYCRITGLDAAEMMGLHMREIVKRKYFSETVGLKVLETRSVATTMPTLSSGKKVLITGSPVFDENGELIRIVANVRDITELISLKSQMEEAKELAERYYSEILHLRGQQSEVDGFIFESPKMKSILSTAVKVAHTNATVLITGDSGVGKEVLARIIHNNSEYKDGPFVKINCGAIPETLLESELFGYEKGAFTSAASTGKPGLFEVATQGTVFLDEIGEIPLALQAKLLGVLQDMKFTKVGGVKPIEMKSRVITATNRDLADMIGKGQFRKDLFYRLNVVPLPVPPLSDRRSDIFPLARHFLTKFNAKYNTNKTLSTQVIAAFEEYDWPGNVREMENLLEQLVVLAPTGQLTLDMLPEEKFAPRAKNHFSEGKRLGEILNDVERNLFRRLLDKGYSTYKIARELGISQPTVVRKINRLGLN; encoded by the coding sequence ATGAGTGAAAAAAGCGATATAATAGCCAGCATTATCGACGCGCTGACGGACCCGGTTCTATTTGTGAACACCCGGAGAGATATTTCCTTCGCCAATACAGCCGCCTATAAGCTTTTCAACGGTTATCCGCCGGCCGCGGCCACCCCTGAAATGAGAAAACTGTTGTCTGGCGGGCTGGAAAGTGGCCTGCGTAATACCGCTGTCATTATGGGAAAAGAATATACAGTAACCGTTGCAGCCCTTGAAACAGCCGGGGAATCACTTGGAGCTATTGTGGTGCTGCGGGAAATGACCGACATCCGGTCACTGGAAGCTGAGTTGAAAGAGGCGCGCAATTCATGCCGCGAACTGGATATGATTATCAAATCCAGTTATGACGGTATATTTGTCATTGACGGAAGCGGCATCGCTATAAAATACAACGAATCGTATTGTCGGATCACGGGCCTGGATGCGGCTGAAATGATGGGCCTGCATATGAGAGAGATTGTAAAAAGAAAATATTTTTCGGAAACGGTCGGACTGAAAGTTTTGGAGACTCGCTCCGTCGCGACCACTATGCCGACGCTGTCAAGCGGGAAGAAAGTGCTTATCACCGGGTCGCCGGTGTTTGACGAAAACGGCGAATTAATCAGGATCGTTGCCAACGTTCGCGATATTACCGAACTAATCAGCCTGAAATCGCAGATGGAGGAAGCCAAAGAGCTGGCGGAAAGATACTATTCGGAAATACTGCATCTGCGCGGGCAGCAATCTGAAGTGGACGGGTTTATTTTCGAAAGTCCCAAAATGAAGTCTATTTTATCTACAGCCGTAAAAGTGGCTCATACCAATGCCACCGTTTTGATCACGGGCGATTCCGGGGTCGGCAAGGAAGTGCTGGCCCGCATTATTCATAATAACAGCGAGTATAAAGACGGTCCGTTTGTAAAGATTAACTGCGGCGCAATACCGGAAACCTTGTTGGAAAGCGAACTCTTCGGTTATGAAAAGGGCGCTTTTACCAGCGCGGCCAGTACCGGAAAACCGGGGCTTTTTGAGGTTGCGACCCAGGGGACGGTTTTTCTGGATGAAATCGGCGAGATACCCTTGGCGTTGCAGGCTAAATTACTTGGAGTATTGCAGGATATGAAGTTCACCAAAGTCGGCGGAGTTAAGCCGATCGAAATGAAGTCCAGAGTAATTACTGCGACCAACCGGGACCTGGCGGACATGATCGGTAAGGGACAGTTTCGCAAGGACTTGTTTTACAGGTTAAATGTTGTGCCGCTGCCGGTACCGCCTCTCTCCGACAGACGCAGTGATATTTTCCCGTTGGCCAGGCATTTTTTAACGAAATTCAACGCAAAATACAACACGAATAAAACATTGTCAACGCAAGTTATTGCCGCTTTTGAAGAATATGACTGGCCAGGTAATGTCCGCGAGATGGAAAACCTTCTTGAACAATTGGTGGTGTTGGCGCCAACCGGTCAACTTACGTTGGATATGCTACCTGAGGAGAAGTTCGCACCGCGAGCGAAAAACCACTTTTCGGAAGGTAAAAGACTGGGTGAAATCCTGAATGATGTGGAGCGTAATCTGTTTAGGCGGCTTTTGGACAAGGGGTACAGCACTTACAAAATTGCCAGGGAACTTGGAATTAGCCAGCCGACAGTGGTAAGGAAAATAAACAGGCTGGGCCTTAATTAA
- a CDS encoding glucose 1-dehydrogenase — MLKDKVAVITGAGQGIGRAIALQFARQGARVAVCDLNSDNAAAVAREITDTGAEAIAVKVDVTNEEQVLEMVAECMLHFSRIDILVNNAGIIQTGPFLKISAEAWDKVMAVNLRGVFSCCKAVFPVMQRQNGGRIINIASIAGKRGGGILGNSCYAASKGGVIAFTKGIAREGGPYNINVNAITPGYTDTEMTSSLTLKQRDAVLQMVPLGRAGKPEDVAAAACYLASDYAAFITGEIMDVDGGLMMD, encoded by the coding sequence TTGCTGAAGGATAAAGTGGCGGTGATTACAGGCGCGGGGCAAGGAATCGGCAGGGCGATAGCACTGCAATTTGCCCGGCAAGGCGCCCGCGTAGCGGTGTGTGATCTAAATTCCGACAACGCCGCCGCGGTTGCGCGAGAGATTACCGATACCGGTGCCGAGGCTATAGCCGTCAAGGTGGATGTTACCAACGAAGAACAGGTACTGGAAATGGTGGCGGAGTGCATGCTCCATTTTTCCCGGATTGACATTTTGGTTAATAATGCCGGGATTATCCAGACAGGACCGTTTTTGAAGATCAGCGCCGAAGCGTGGGATAAAGTAATGGCGGTCAACCTTAGGGGCGTGTTCAGTTGCTGTAAGGCCGTATTTCCGGTTATGCAAAGGCAAAACGGCGGCAGGATTATCAATATCGCCTCGATTGCCGGCAAGAGAGGCGGCGGGATACTGGGGAATTCGTGCTACGCCGCGTCCAAAGGAGGAGTAATTGCCTTTACCAAGGGCATTGCCAGGGAAGGTGGTCCCTACAACATCAATGTCAACGCAATTACGCCCGGCTATACAGATACCGAAATGACCAGTTCGCTTACGCTTAAGCAGCGGGACGCCGTTTTGCAGATGGTGCCGCTGGGTAGGGCGGGAAAACCCGAAGACGTTGCGGCGGCGGCTTGCTACCTGGCCTCCGATTACGCGGCGTTTATCACCGGCGAGATTATGGATGTCGACGGCGGACTGATGATGGACTAG
- a CDS encoding TRAP transporter substrate-binding protein: MSKRLITLVVSIVLVFGLALSGCSRPAEKAPAGKPIAIKLTHISAPGSSWQKGAEKFAELVAKKTNNKVKVDIYPSGSLSGGNTRTMLEQLQTGAVDMTIHSTIIYSGFDNKFSVFSLPFLFPDRGIGYKAVDGPLGNEMLAQCEKIGIKGLAYWESGFRELTNNKRPISKPEDVAGLKIRIPEIKLFISSFRALKADPTVMTFGEVFTALQQGTIDGQENPATIIHSSKLYEVQKYCTLWDYVWDPLIIAVNKKFYDNLPADIQKALKEAAVEAGAYQRQVVVDEEKALFADMEKRGMKITNLTKEEKLAFVKAMAPVYDEYRGILGKDFVDKWVKATQGK, encoded by the coding sequence GTGTCGAAGAGATTGATTACCCTGGTGGTCAGTATCGTCTTGGTTTTCGGCTTAGCCCTAAGCGGCTGCAGCCGGCCGGCGGAAAAAGCGCCCGCCGGCAAGCCCATCGCCATCAAACTGACCCACATCAGCGCTCCCGGCTCCAGTTGGCAAAAAGGCGCCGAAAAGTTTGCCGAGCTGGTCGCCAAGAAAACCAACAACAAAGTCAAGGTCGACATCTATCCTTCCGGATCACTGTCTGGCGGCAATACCCGCACCATGCTCGAGCAGCTCCAAACAGGGGCGGTCGACATGACCATCCACTCCACAATTATTTACTCAGGCTTTGATAACAAATTCTCGGTGTTCAGCCTGCCGTTTCTCTTCCCGGACCGGGGAATAGGGTATAAGGCGGTGGATGGGCCGCTGGGCAATGAGATGCTCGCTCAGTGCGAAAAAATCGGTATCAAGGGCTTGGCTTATTGGGAAAGCGGTTTTCGCGAGTTGACCAACAACAAGCGGCCCATCAGCAAGCCGGAAGATGTCGCCGGCCTGAAAATCCGCATACCGGAAATCAAGCTCTTCATCTCTTCCTTCCGGGCCCTCAAAGCCGACCCGACGGTCATGACTTTCGGCGAAGTTTTTACCGCTCTGCAGCAGGGCACGATCGACGGTCAGGAAAACCCGGCCACCATCATCCATTCATCGAAGCTGTATGAAGTCCAGAAATACTGCACGCTATGGGACTATGTGTGGGACCCGCTGATTATCGCCGTCAACAAGAAGTTCTATGACAATTTGCCTGCCGACATTCAGAAGGCGCTTAAGGAAGCGGCCGTCGAAGCCGGCGCCTATCAGCGCCAGGTCGTTGTGGACGAAGAAAAAGCGTTATTCGCCGATATGGAAAAGCGGGGCATGAAAATAACCAATTTGACCAAGGAAGAAAAGCTGGCCTTCGTCAAAGCAATGGCGCCAGTGTATGACGAATATCGCGGCATTCTCGGCAAGGACTTTGTTGACAAATGGGTGAAAGCGACCCAGGGGAAATAG
- a CDS encoding TRAP transporter small permease, with the protein MQAFMDKVAKAEYILLAVMIALMAIINFLQVVFRYLLHGSLPWSEETLRFLFIWATFIGASIGVRKGAHLGLTFVIGFLPPKLKTAVAFITYGLCLVFAGIIAYLGFQVVVMQIEFNVRSSAMGIPMWWPSLAIPVSFILMILHIVNLARGHQDKEQVRIEN; encoded by the coding sequence GTGCAAGCCTTCATGGACAAAGTTGCCAAGGCGGAGTATATTCTGCTGGCGGTTATGATAGCGCTGATGGCGATTATAAACTTCCTGCAGGTGGTATTTCGTTATCTGTTGCACGGGTCGTTGCCATGGTCCGAGGAAACGCTGCGGTTCCTGTTTATCTGGGCGACGTTTATCGGCGCCAGCATCGGCGTTCGCAAGGGAGCTCACCTTGGCCTGACTTTTGTTATTGGATTTTTACCGCCAAAATTGAAAACTGCGGTCGCGTTTATCACTTACGGCTTATGCCTGGTTTTTGCCGGAATAATTGCGTATCTCGGTTTTCAGGTGGTGGTGATGCAGATCGAATTCAACGTTCGTTCGTCCGCCATGGGTATTCCGATGTGGTGGCCCAGCCTCGCTATTCCTGTCTCCTTTATTCTGATGATTTTGCATATCGTAAACTTGGCTAGAGGTCATCAGGATAAAGAACAAGTCCGCATAGAGAACTAG
- a CDS encoding TRAP transporter large permease, producing the protein MDVAAIIFAVFTLLLLLGVPISFTLGIASMVALWFGTRVPMENIPQMMFAASDSFTLLAIPFFILAGILMEKSGISGRLVNLANRMCGSSIGGLATVSVVASMFFAAISGSGPATVAALGSILIPAMIAAGYDEGFASAIMATSGGIGVIIPPSIAFIVYAVVANASVSKLFMAGVLPGFVVGAALIVAGYVISRKRGYRGAEVATAAEKWQAAKDAFWGVMTPVIILGGIYGGIFTPTEAAGIAVIYAFIIGVFVHRELKLGDLPRILVDTGVSSAVVMLIVSSAAVFSWLLANQNIPALAAEWFLAISRDPIVILLLINILLLIAGCFLDAISAMMILVPILVPVVTALGVDITHFGIIMTVNLAIGMVTPPVGVNLYVACSIAKISIEKISKAVVPLLAAAIVALMMISYIPWLSLALPAYLGLK; encoded by the coding sequence ATGGACGTTGCGGCGATTATATTTGCGGTCTTTACGCTGCTGCTGCTGCTGGGGGTACCCATTTCTTTCACACTTGGAATTGCATCAATGGTTGCCTTATGGTTCGGCACCCGGGTGCCGATGGAAAACATTCCGCAGATGATGTTTGCGGCCAGCGATTCCTTTACGCTGCTGGCAATACCATTTTTTATCCTGGCCGGAATTCTTATGGAAAAGAGTGGCATTTCCGGACGACTGGTGAATCTGGCTAACAGAATGTGCGGGTCCTCGATTGGCGGTTTAGCCACGGTCAGCGTAGTGGCCAGCATGTTTTTTGCCGCTATTTCCGGATCAGGCCCCGCTACCGTCGCAGCGCTGGGGAGCATTCTCATTCCGGCGATGATCGCCGCAGGCTATGACGAGGGCTTTGCCTCCGCCATCATGGCTACATCGGGCGGTATCGGCGTCATCATCCCGCCCAGCATTGCCTTCATCGTCTATGCCGTCGTCGCCAACGCTTCGGTAAGCAAGCTTTTTATGGCCGGAGTTTTGCCGGGTTTCGTCGTAGGAGCAGCTTTGATCGTTGCCGGATATGTAATTTCCCGCAAGAGAGGCTACCGCGGGGCGGAAGTGGCGACCGCCGCCGAAAAATGGCAGGCGGCCAAAGATGCTTTTTGGGGAGTGATGACACCGGTAATTATCCTCGGAGGCATTTACGGCGGTATTTTTACTCCTACCGAGGCGGCCGGTATCGCCGTAATCTATGCCTTTATCATCGGGGTGTTCGTCCACCGGGAATTAAAGCTGGGCGACTTGCCCCGGATTCTCGTCGATACCGGCGTTTCGTCGGCGGTTGTCATGCTGATAGTATCTTCCGCAGCCGTTTTTTCCTGGCTGCTGGCCAATCAAAACATACCGGCGCTGGCTGCCGAGTGGTTCTTGGCAATATCCCGCGACCCGATTGTTATTCTGCTCCTGATAAATATACTGCTGCTTATCGCCGGCTGTTTCCTGGACGCAATTTCCGCCATGATGATCCTCGTGCCTATCCTGGTGCCGGTGGTTACTGCTCTTGGCGTGGATATCACCCACTTCGGAATAATTATGACCGTCAACCTGGCGATAGGCATGGTAACTCCTCCGGTGGGAGTAAACCTCTATGTCGCCTGCAGCATCGCCAAAATCAGTATTGAAAAGATATCGAAAGCGGTGGTGCCTTTGCTGGCTGCCGCGATTGTAGCCTTGATGATGATCAGTTATATTCCCTGGCTTTCTCTGGCTCTGCCGGCCTATCTCGGTCTGAAATAA
- the tdh gene encoding L-threonine 3-dehydrogenase, with protein sequence MGDMLALVKTSPTVAELVNVPIPECGPEDVLVRVRAAALCGTDLHIFAWNAWAQGAGIKLPFIMGHEFCGDVAAVGSAVKTVSIGDKVSGETHVPCGYCYQCLNGEQHICNNLRLFGVHRNGCFAEYAVIPAVCAKPIPPAITYETGSVMEPLGTALRAIVETNAAGTNVVVLGCGPIGLFAVASAACLGAAGIIAADISDARLKIAAQMGAGRTINPTNDDLAEAVLRATNGYGADIVIDASGSVAAVKQSFSYLRKGGKIALIGLPDKPIELELGKEVVFKEAKIIGIHGRKMFETWTQMENLLSTGKLLVAPAITHALPLSRWREGIELAQSGQACKVIFNL encoded by the coding sequence ATGGGTGACATGCTGGCGCTCGTCAAAACCTCCCCGACAGTGGCTGAGCTTGTTAACGTGCCTATTCCGGAATGCGGCCCCGAGGACGTGCTGGTGAGGGTAAGGGCGGCGGCTCTGTGCGGTACCGATCTGCATATCTTCGCCTGGAATGCATGGGCCCAGGGGGCCGGCATCAAACTGCCGTTTATCATGGGGCACGAGTTCTGCGGCGATGTCGCAGCGGTCGGCTCCGCCGTGAAAACCGTAAGCATCGGTGACAAGGTCTCCGGCGAGACACATGTCCCGTGCGGGTACTGCTATCAATGCCTGAACGGCGAGCAGCATATCTGCAACAATCTCAGGTTGTTCGGCGTCCACCGCAACGGCTGCTTCGCCGAATACGCCGTTATTCCGGCTGTTTGCGCCAAACCGATTCCGCCTGCGATTACATATGAAACAGGGTCAGTCATGGAGCCTCTCGGCACAGCTTTGCGGGCGATAGTGGAAACTAATGCCGCCGGAACGAACGTAGTTGTCCTGGGGTGTGGGCCGATCGGCTTGTTCGCTGTCGCTTCGGCCGCATGTTTGGGCGCGGCCGGCATCATCGCCGCCGATATCAGCGACGCCCGGCTGAAAATTGCCGCCCAAATGGGCGCCGGCCGGACGATTAATCCGACGAACGACGACCTTGCCGAGGCGGTATTGCGGGCGACCAACGGCTATGGCGCCGATATCGTCATCGACGCCTCCGGCAGCGTGGCAGCAGTAAAGCAATCGTTCAGCTATTTGCGGAAAGGCGGCAAGATCGCTCTCATCGGTTTGCCCGACAAGCCTATCGAACTCGAACTGGGTAAAGAGGTCGTTTTTAAGGAAGCCAAAATTATAGGAATCCACGGACGTAAGATGTTTGAAACCTGGACACAGATGGAGAATTTGCTTTCAACCGGAAAACTGCTTGTTGCGCCGGCCATAACCCATGCGCTTCCCTTATCCCGCTGGCGGGAAGGAATAGAACTTGCGCAAAGCGGTCAGGCGTGCAAGGTAATATTTAATCTTTAA
- a CDS encoding metal-dependent hydrolase: MKTLKYLGHACFLLSDGRTSLVFDPFLSGNPCAAAGADDIDCHYILPSHGHADHLGDTVRIAKRAGATVVSTAEMAGLCGGEGCKTHAMHLGGKHAFDFGYVRLTLAFHGAGVPGGHACGFIVNIGGTTVYHAGDTALFGDMALLGKLEKIDYALLPIGDNFTMGPADAVEAVALLKPRFVVPMHYNTWPLIAQDPLEFKRAVETRLDVPVLVVKPGEALNLE; encoded by the coding sequence ATGAAAACCCTTAAATATCTCGGTCATGCCTGTTTTCTGCTTTCCGACGGCCGGACGTCGCTCGTCTTCGATCCGTTCCTGTCTGGCAACCCCTGCGCAGCCGCCGGGGCGGACGATATCGACTGCCATTACATCCTGCCCTCCCACGGCCATGCCGACCACCTCGGCGATACGGTGAGAATCGCCAAACGCGCGGGGGCAACCGTCGTATCTACCGCCGAAATGGCCGGATTATGCGGCGGGGAAGGCTGCAAGACGCACGCCATGCACCTCGGGGGCAAGCATGCCTTCGACTTCGGCTACGTCCGCCTGACGCTCGCCTTCCACGGAGCAGGCGTACCCGGCGGCCACGCCTGCGGCTTCATCGTCAATATCGGCGGCACGACCGTGTACCATGCGGGCGATACCGCGCTGTTCGGCGATATGGCACTGCTTGGCAAACTGGAGAAGATCGACTACGCCCTGCTGCCGATCGGCGACAACTTCACTATGGGACCGGCGGACGCCGTCGAGGCAGTCGCCCTGCTCAAACCGCGTTTCGTCGTGCCGATGCATTACAATACCTGGCCGCTTATCGCCCAGGACCCGCTAGAATTCAAACGGGCCGTGGAAACGCGCCTGGACGTCCCGGTGCTGGTCGTTAAGCCGGGCGAAGCACTGAATCTCGAGTAG
- the moaA gene encoding GTP 3',8-cyclase MoaA — MNDGHNRAIHYLRVSVTDRCNFRCAYCMPPRGVKWLPRAEILTYEELLRLIAVFSREGIRNVRLTGGEPLVRKGIVGFVAAVKGLGMIEDLSLTTNGSLLPQYAVALKAAGLDRVNISLDTVDPAGFAKVTRCGCVKDTLLGITSALEAGLAPVKINVVLTDALSITDLAFFIDQVKRYPIAVRFIERMPLGGQDDPDSGPDIAAVKRLLEEAGHGRLEPADTKGNGPARYWRLPESQGTFGFITPISEHFCGACNRLRLTADGRLRPCLLSDREIDIRTPLRAGASDADLAALFAAAVRAKPQGHSLCRTSGYIGFGRQMSQIGG, encoded by the coding sequence ATGAACGACGGCCATAACCGGGCGATTCATTACCTCAGGGTATCGGTCACCGACCGCTGCAACTTCCGCTGTGCCTATTGCATGCCGCCGCGGGGGGTGAAATGGCTGCCCCGCGCTGAAATCCTTACCTACGAAGAACTGCTGCGCCTCATTGCCGTATTCAGCCGCGAAGGCATAAGAAACGTGCGGCTTACGGGCGGCGAGCCGCTCGTGCGTAAGGGAATAGTCGGCTTTGTCGCCGCCGTGAAGGGACTGGGAATGATCGAAGACCTGTCGCTGACGACCAACGGCAGCCTGTTGCCTCAGTACGCCGTCGCGCTTAAAGCTGCCGGCCTCGACAGGGTCAACATCAGTCTCGACACCGTGGACCCGGCCGGCTTCGCGAAAGTAACCCGCTGCGGCTGCGTCAAGGACACCCTGCTGGGAATAACGAGCGCGCTTGAGGCGGGCCTTGCGCCCGTCAAAATAAACGTCGTTCTGACCGACGCGCTGAGCATAACCGATCTGGCCTTCTTCATCGACCAGGTTAAGCGTTACCCGATCGCCGTGCGCTTCATCGAGCGCATGCCGCTAGGCGGCCAGGACGACCCTGACTCCGGCCCCGACATCGCCGCCGTCAAACGGCTGCTGGAAGAAGCCGGGCACGGGCGGCTAGAGCCGGCGGACACCAAGGGCAACGGTCCGGCCCGCTACTGGCGACTTCCCGAGTCGCAGGGCACCTTCGGCTTCATCACACCCATTTCAGAGCATTTCTGCGGCGCCTGCAACCGTCTCAGACTGACGGCCGACGGCCGGCTTCGTCCCTGTCTCCTGAGCGACCGGGAAATCGACATCAGGACGCCACTGCGAGCCGGCGCCAGCGACGCAGACCTTGCCGCCCTGTTTGCCGCCGCTGTCCGCGCCAAGCCCCAGGGGCACTCCCTTTGCCGCACGAGCGGCTATATTGGATTCGGGCGCCAAATGTCGCAGATCGGCGGGTGA
- a CDS encoding MoaD/ThiS family protein, whose product MVIEVRLYASLRRYRPEGSDTGMVAVDVPDGISLGELLSELEIDTDEIKLAAVNGNDSSPAKVLSDGDRVELFPRDFAAKA is encoded by the coding sequence TTGGTTATCGAAGTGCGCTTATACGCCTCGCTCAGGCGCTACCGGCCGGAGGGCTCGGATACCGGCATGGTGGCTGTCGACGTGCCGGACGGTATTTCTCTGGGCGAACTTCTCTCCGAGTTGGAGATTGACACTGACGAGATAAAACTGGCGGCAGTCAACGGCAATGACAGTAGTCCTGCAAAGGTGCTGTCCGACGGCGACCGGGTGGAGCTGTTCCCCCGGGATTTTGCCGCCAAAGCCTGA
- the moaC gene encoding cyclic pyranopterin monophosphate synthase MoaC, whose amino-acid sequence MELTHFNQSGRARMVDVSVKNDTRREAVAEGRIRMQPATLALIKAGAVGKGDVLGVAQVAGIMAAKQTWQLIPMCHPLLLTGVDIGFAIDEAASAIDIVATVRTTGKTGVEMEALTAVTVAALAIYDMAKAVDKGMVVEYVRLTAKSGGKSGDYVRNDRD is encoded by the coding sequence GTGGAATTAACCCATTTCAATCAATCTGGGCGGGCGAGAATGGTGGACGTTTCGGTCAAGAACGACACCAGGCGCGAGGCGGTGGCCGAAGGCCGGATCAGGATGCAGCCCGCCACGCTCGCGCTCATAAAGGCGGGGGCGGTCGGCAAAGGCGATGTCCTGGGTGTGGCCCAGGTAGCCGGCATAATGGCGGCCAAGCAAACCTGGCAGCTTATCCCGATGTGCCACCCCCTGCTACTGACGGGGGTCGACATCGGCTTCGCAATCGACGAAGCGGCCAGCGCGATCGATATCGTCGCCACGGTAAGGACAACCGGCAAAACCGGTGTGGAGATGGAAGCTTTAACGGCCGTAACCGTCGCTGCCCTGGCCATTTACGATATGGCCAAGGCGGTTGACAAGGGCATGGTCGTCGAATACGTCCGTTTGACCGCCAAATCCGGCGGCAAGAGCGGCGATTACGTGCGGAACGACCGCGACTAG
- a CDS encoding MOSC domain-containing protein, translating to MQGTIIAVCTSASKGERKTNVGRGNLLPGLGLEGDAHAGFAHRQISLLAMESIDKMRQAGLDVGPGDFAENFTTKGISLVSLPVGTRLKIGDALLEISQIGKECHTRCAIYYQAGDCVMPKEGIFATVLTGGPVAVGDTLKVVTDNV from the coding sequence GTGCAAGGAACAATCATCGCAGTTTGTACAAGCGCCAGCAAAGGCGAGCGCAAAACCAACGTCGGCCGCGGCAATCTGTTGCCGGGGCTGGGGCTGGAAGGCGACGCCCACGCCGGCTTCGCCCACCGCCAGATCAGCCTGCTGGCAATGGAAAGCATCGACAAGATGCGCCAGGCCGGGCTTGACGTAGGGCCGGGCGACTTCGCCGAAAACTTCACCACCAAGGGCATTTCCCTCGTCTCACTGCCGGTCGGCACCCGCCTGAAGATCGGCGACGCGCTCCTGGAGATAAGCCAGATCGGCAAAGAATGCCACACCCGTTGCGCCATATACTACCAGGCAGGCGACTGCGTAATGCCCAAGGAAGGCATTTTTGCGACCGTCCTGACCGGCGGACCGGTAGCGGTCGGCGACACTCTCAAGGTGGTGACGGATAATGTTTAG
- a CDS encoding MogA/MoaB family molybdenum cofactor biosynthesis protein, with the protein MFSIGIITASDKGSRGEREDVSGRTIATMLAGIGEVKHYVVVPDEREALSGEIINMADALAIDLILTTGGTGLSPRDVTPEATLAVVDRLVPGIPEAMRAKSLEVTSRAMLSRAVAGIRGRTLIINLPGSPKGVKECLEVVLPALEHGLAIMKGEAGECGGPAPAK; encoded by the coding sequence ATGTTTAGCATCGGTATAATCACCGCCAGCGACAAAGGCTCCCGCGGCGAACGCGAGGATGTCAGCGGGCGGACCATCGCAACCATGCTGGCCGGCATCGGCGAAGTAAAGCACTACGTCGTCGTGCCCGACGAGCGTGAGGCTCTGAGCGGCGAAATCATCAATATGGCGGACGCACTGGCGATCGACCTCATCCTGACCACCGGCGGCACCGGCCTGAGCCCGCGGGACGTCACGCCTGAGGCCACCCTGGCCGTGGTCGACCGCCTGGTGCCGGGTATTCCCGAAGCCATGCGGGCCAAATCGCTGGAAGTGACCTCCCGGGCTATGCTGTCGCGGGCGGTGGCCGGTATTCGCGGCCGCACGCTCATCATCAACCTCCCTGGCAGCCCCAAGGGGGTAAAAGAATGCCTGGAGGTAGTCCTGCCCGCCCTGGAGCACGGGTTGGCGATCATGAAAGGCGAAGCCGGCGAATGCGGCGGGCCGGCGCCGGCAAAATAA